The window TTTTTGGTATTGCTTTGCGCTCATTTGAAAATACCTGTCTAATGCGTGAGAAGTTGGAGATATTCTGAGGATCTTCCACGGACTTTCACATTTTTCTCTTTGGAGAGAGCCGATTATGGGATTGATTCTTTGAGTGGAGTCATTCTCATGTTTTTATTATGGAAGAATAGTGATTAGATATATATTGTAATCAATGGTTATGGTATATGTGCGGCAGCAGGATATTTTAGGTATGAATTTTCCTTCGTGTTACTGTGTGTGCGTACATGCCGACAGGAGCGCTTCAAGGTTGTCGTATATGAGGAACAAATCAATAATCATTGAAGGTTGCATCCTTTTAGGTATTGCTTTTCTTTCCCTTGTTTTGTTGGGAACATCGAATTTTTTCGAGCAGTTTCATGTCTTCAGCCGACAGCATGAATCGTGGAACCTCGATGATATTTTACTCAGTTTTCCTGTCTTCCTCTTGTGTTTCATTATTTTTATCACTCGACGCCTTCGCGATCTTCGGCGTGAGATAATCAAGCGTGAGCAAGCTGAGAAGGCGGCGTTAGCCGCGGAAGAAAGAGCACAGGACGCCTTGAAGATGAAGGAACAGTTCATGTCCGTTGTTTGTCATGAATTGCGTACACCACTGAATGGCGTGCTCGGTATTTTAACGATTCTCAAAGATGAAGAAGGGGGGACAGATGATACGAAACAGCTTGTTGATCTTGCTTTGCAACGGGGAAGAGATTTAGACCAACTCATTGATGATGTATTGTTTTTCGTGCGTATGGGAAAAACTCGTGTATTCGATGCGTTTTCTGAATTTGATCCTCAAGCGGTGATTTCAACCGTCCATTCTATGGTTTTGCCACAGGCGGAAGCAAAAGGCTTGTCTATGCCACCTCCGGTTATGGAGACACCGGACATGCTTGTCGGGCTAGAAAGTGGAATTCGTCATATTGTGCTTAATCTTGGAGAGAATGCCGTTAAGTTTACCGATAATGGCCATGTGTTTATTCGTCTTTCGTATCAGCCTGAATCCGAGAAAGACGGGCAATTGATCCTTGAAGTTGAAGATACTGGTCCAGGCATTTCTGCAGCGGATCAGGCGCAAATTTTTGAACCATTCAGGCAACTCGATGGTTCTTCGACCCGTAAAAATGAAGGAATAGGGTTAGGGCTAAGCCTTGTGAAAGAGCTTGTGAATGTTCTTCACGGGGAACTCATTCTGACGAGTACAGTCGGGAAGGGCTCAACGTTTCGCGTAACACTGCCTGTTTCGAAGCCGTAAGAACAAAAGGAAAACGCAATGTGTGCGTTTTTCTATCATGTTTTCCGCGTGTACCTCCTTACCCAAAAACTCCGCGTTTTCTTTCATCCTCCTGTATTGACTTGGTAAAACGAGAGCTTTTCAATTCTTGAAATCGAGAAATGCCTCTGCATAAGAGAGAGCGTATAGCGAAGACGGTTGCAGATAGCCGGTAAGGGGCAGTTTCAGTTCAATTTATGGCAAGTAAGCACGAATTTCTTCTGGTTCGACTGAAAAGAAATTGCTCTCGACCTTGGGTGAGATGAAACGGAGATTAAATATTTCAGATAAGGACCTGGAGGCGTTATTTTCTTTGGCGGTGGGAGTTGCAAACATCACGGCTGTCGCACCAGGCCGCATCCAAAACAGGTGAGCAAACTCAGCGCCTCTTGCACCGATAACGCTGGATGCATTGTGAAAGGCTATAATTTGTTCCCAAAGCGGAAGCTTCCCCATGTCAACTTCTTTGACAGAATATCCAGATTTGGCAAGATGATTCGCAATGTCTAAGGTGTTGAGGAGTGCACGCCGCCCTCTGCCATACTTCGGAAACTTTACTTTTCCTCCGGGAGCATAATAGGGATGATCTGGCGATCTTCTGAGCACGAGTATATCTATTTGCTGCCATTGTTCGAGGGTTCCTTGTTTCTTGCATACTTCTTGGGCACGATCCAGCATGAACTGAAGTATGTATGCCGTCTTTGAGCGGAACATGCTTATTTCACTCGGTGTCTGATTTGCCCCATCAAAGCGAATGAGTTGTACATCCCAACGCGGGATGATGCACTGAGTGGAAGAATCTTGCTCTTGCGTAGCAACGTGCATCAAGGGACTACAGTCAAGGGAGGCGAGCTGGCAGGCTTCGGCAAGTTTGGGATTCATGAGGGGCCCACAGTCTTCAAAACTGACATGTCGACATTGTACCTCATGGCACCAATGCAAGGCAGGAATTACATAACCGTGCAGAAAGTGAAAGAAATGTTCTTTTGCACCAAAGGGCGGGCTTGTATCGTATAAGAAGTTCAATTTCTGAACATTTTTCGAGCAAAGATTTGTCGCGTAAGAAGGTGTCTTCATATCTATAAAATTAAGTTTATAATGCTGTAAAGTCAATGTTTTCAGTTATAGGCTGAGCATTGGTGATTTATAATTACAATGTTGTTGTGTATCTTGGCCCAATTGATATCGAAATGTGTTGTTTTATATGGGTATGGTCCGTTTGATTTATTATAATATAGTGCTATTTTGAATAGAAGTTGAATTTCATTAGACTATTAACATTGTTTTTGTGTTGTTTCGTTTTAAGATTGCGCTTTGTCCTAATAATTTGAGTGGAAAGAGCATGCTCGTATTTGATACTCCACGGTATGTAAACACACTTGGTTGGCTTGGTCTACCAAAGGATACGGAGGCAGGGGCATTTTTGTTGCGTCGCTTCGAGCTTGACTATTGGGATGCTTGGGGAAGTTGGCCTTATCAAGCGCTTCCTTCCTTGGAGCAGCTTCAGGCCATACGAGATATGGGAAGTTTCTCCCCACTCACATTTACTGCGGTTATCCGGCCCGATATCGATGAGAGGAAGATTGATACCGCTATGTCCTCGATACGCAAGCGATTCAACGCTGAGTTTCGTGTATTGAAGACGCATTTGGGGCACTGTCCCAAGCAGCAATCTAGCCGCGAATTCTACTCACGAAGAACTCGTCGTCGTTTGACACATGCAGATCGGATATTCGTTGTTCAGCGCGAAACGCTTCTTCCAGAACATTTTGTCATGTTCAGCTGGCAATCTCGGTTGAAAAAACTTCGTTCTATTCATGAGTTCTCATCTCCCGACGAGCATCATTTTGCGCGATTGATAACAACTTTTGGTGATCATCCTGAAAGTACTGCTTGTTTCGCTTTGCGACGACGCGATACAGGAACGCTTGCTGGTGTTTTCCTGTTCTTCTCAGACATTGGCGGTCAAAGCTGGCACGCGCATAGTTTTTTAGTGGATGAGCACGTTATGAAGGATTTCGGAACATATTTATTATTCGACCAAGCGATTCATTTTTTCGGAGACAAAGAGGTGTGGTTTGGAGGTGCTCCTTCTGGAGCAAACGGCGATGGTGTTTTTACCTTTAAAAAGAAATTTGCCAATTCATCACGTCACGCACACATTTTGTGCGTTGATTTGCATGAAGCCGAACTCACAAAGATACGCCAAACGTGTATGACGTCTTCTTGGTTACCAAATTATCGAAATGCAATGTAAAATATAACATAACGATAAAATCGAAAGTGCTGTGTAGCTCTCCGATGCTTTGTACCTGTTGCCTCTGTTGAGAAAGAAGGGGAAGTCTTGTCTTGTCGGTTGTTCATGTCTTCCCCAGACAATCTCCACCGTTGATTCTTCTCGATGAAGGATCAAATTGACAGCCTTCACCGCGTCCGTTAGAGGGACGCAATACATTGGTATATATTTGCCTGTTGGGAAACGGAAGACGGTGAAAATCCGTCGCAGACGCGCTGCCGTAACTGGATAAGGGTGCTTGGCAAAACCACTGGATACATTCCGGGAAGGATTTGCCTCCAGAGCTGAGACGAAATATTTCGTCTCCCCCCAGAAGCCGGAAGACGCCCCGACAAGGCATGCATTCGGGCCTCGCGAATAAGGCCGGAATCGGAGTACCTCGCGTTACACTGTTGTGACGTGGTGTGTATCCTTTTTCGGCCCGTTTCCTTTTATCTGGAAACGGGTTTTTTG of the Desulfovibrio inopinatus DSM 10711 genome contains:
- a CDS encoding sensor histidine kinase — protein: MRNKSIIIEGCILLGIAFLSLVLLGTSNFFEQFHVFSRQHESWNLDDILLSFPVFLLCFIIFITRRLRDLRREIIKREQAEKAALAAEERAQDALKMKEQFMSVVCHELRTPLNGVLGILTILKDEEGGTDDTKQLVDLALQRGRDLDQLIDDVLFFVRMGKTRVFDAFSEFDPQAVISTVHSMVLPQAEAKGLSMPPPVMETPDMLVGLESGIRHIVLNLGENAVKFTDNGHVFIRLSYQPESEKDGQLILEVEDTGPGISAADQAQIFEPFRQLDGSSTRKNEGIGLGLSLVKELVNVLHGELILTSTVGKGSTFRVTLPVSKP
- a CDS encoding glycosyltransferase 61 family protein, which translates into the protein MKTPSYATNLCSKNVQKLNFLYDTSPPFGAKEHFFHFLHGYVIPALHWCHEVQCRHVSFEDCGPLMNPKLAEACQLASLDCSPLMHVATQEQDSSTQCIIPRWDVQLIRFDGANQTPSEISMFRSKTAYILQFMLDRAQEVCKKQGTLEQWQQIDILVLRRSPDHPYYAPGGKVKFPKYGRGRRALLNTLDIANHLAKSGYSVKEVDMGKLPLWEQIIAFHNASSVIGARGAEFAHLFWMRPGATAVMFATPTAKENNASRSLSEIFNLRFISPKVESNFFSVEPEEIRAYLP